CGGCGCTGACCGCCGAGTACGCGGCGATCTTCGCGTACGGGCCGATCGGGGTGCGGTTGGCCGACGCGGCCCGGACGGCCGCCCGGGAGGCCGAGGCCGCCCACCGTGTCCGCCGGGACGAGCTGGTGCTGCGGCTGAGCGCCGCCGGTGGGGCCATCCCCGCCGACCGGGCCGGGTACGCGCTGCCCTACCCGGTCACCGACGCGCAGAGCGCGCTGCGGCTGGCGGTCGAGGTGGAGGAGCGCACCGCCGGCTACTGGCGGGCGGCGCTGACGGCCACCACCGGAGCCGAGCGGGCCCGG
The sequence above is a segment of the Micromonospora sp. WMMD882 genome. Coding sequences within it:
- a CDS encoding ferritin-like domain-containing protein; this translates as MNNAPTVEEALGAALTAEYAAIFAYGPIGVRLADAARTAAREAEAAHRVRRDELVLRLSAAGGAIPADRAGYALPYPVTDAQSALRLAVEVEERTAGYWRAALTATTGAERARALAALTDCAVRATRWRRAAGRTPLTVPFPGRS